One Branchiostoma floridae strain S238N-H82 chromosome 15, Bfl_VNyyK, whole genome shotgun sequence DNA window includes the following coding sequences:
- the LOC118431391 gene encoding receptor-type tyrosine-protein phosphatase alpha-like isoform X3: MPLYSSSSYSLPIMTAPLPGTNWMLILIILCSAVVVLIILTVLIILIRRRLNNKAAGNGLPHVRRSKKRSGLRNSFRKSGGRDEEMPLHRGAAYYPPIPMERLEKEFNRRHANDDQLFREEYDALPQEPSASYEAFLLPENSKKNRFVNIIMYDHSRVHLTSIPGVACSDYINANYVDGYKHSKKFIAAQGPKEETLSDFWRMVWEQNTATIVMVTNVKEKNKVKCSQYWPDTGSQQYGDITVRSEETSTLVDYVIRTLTLWKGEESRTLLHFHFTTWPDFGVPKSPLGMMKFVRRVKAANPADSGPIVVHCSAGVGRTGTFIVIDAMFDMIAAEQRVDVFGFVGQIRQSRCMMVQTEGQYVFIYQALLEHFLYGDTEIEVTNLRRHLQQLAARLPNSQDTGMEAEFKKLTQIPIEKHNMRSGNLPDNIKKNRVLQILPYDTSRVYITPTVGMKNSDYINAAFVDGYREKDAYIATQGPLPNTVTDFWKMVWEWKSCSIIMLTELEERGHEKCHKYWPGEVEMYGDICVEAKGDKTFQDYTVRTFHITNTKTHKFQKHAEGETEGLLEKKASCRTIQQFHFHGWPEIGIPANAAGMLDLIGQVERQQQQSGNGPITVHCSSGAGRTGAFITLSTVIERVKAEGICDVFQTVKSMRYQRPHMVQTVEQYQFIYQAVLEYLDSFTLYANFKDLQ, from the exons ATG CCCCTGTACAGCAGTAGTAGTTACTCCCTGCCCATCATGACCGCCCCTTTGCCTGGTACCAACTGGATGCTGATCCTCATCATCCTCTGCTCGGCTGTGGTGGTCCTCATCATCCTCACTGtcctcatcatcctcatcag GAGGAGGCTGAACAACAAGGCAGCAGGCAACGGCCTGCCTCATGTCAGGAGGTCCAAGAAGCGGAGTGGCCTCAGAAACTCCTTCAGGAAGAGCGGTGGGAGGGACGAGGAGATGCCTCTCCATAGGGGTGCTG cgTACTACCCTCCCATCCCCATGGAGAGACTGGAGAAGGAGTTCAACCGTCGCCATGCCAACGATGACCAGCTGTTCCGTGAGGAGTACGACGCCCTGCCACAGGAACCCTCCGCCTCATACGAGGCCTTCCTCCTACCAGAGAACAGCAAGAAGAACAGATTCGTCAACATCATCATGT ATGACCACTCCCGTGTGCATCTGACCTCCATCCCTGGAGTGGCATGTTCTGACTACATCAACGCTAACTACGTGGATGGCTACAAGCACAGCAAGAAGTTCATCGCAGCGCAAG GACCCAAGGAGGAAACTCTGAGTGACTTCTGGAGGATGGTTTGGGAGCAGAACACTGCAACTATCGTCATGGTAACCAATGTCAAGGAGAAGAACAAG GTGAAGTGCAGCCAGTACTGGCCAGACACAGGGTCCCAGCAGTACGGTGACATCACAGTACGGAGTGAGGAGACTTCCACACTAGTGGATTACGTCATCAGGACTCTTACTCTTtggaag GGTGAGGAGTCCCGTACCCTTCTCCACTTCCACTTCACCACCTGGCCAGACTTCGGGGTGCCCAAGAGTCCGCTGGGAATGATGAAGTTTGTGAGGAGGGTGAAGGCAGCCAACCCTGCCGACTCAGGACCTATAGTGGTGCactgcag TGCGGGTGTGGGACGGACAGGAACGTTCATCGTGATTGACGCCATGTTTGATATGATCGCGGCGGAACAGCGGGTGGACGTGTTTGGGTTTGTCGGACAGATCCGACAGAGCAGGTGCATGATGGTCCAGACGGAG GGCCAGTATGTGTTTATCTACCAAGCTCTACTGGAACATTTCCTGTACGGTGATACAGAGATCGAGGTGACGAACCTCCGCAGACATCTACAGCAACTGGCAGCCAGGCTGCCGAACTCACAGGACACGGGCATGGAGGCAGAGTTCAAG aaACTGACCCAAATCCCCATAGAGAAACACAACATGAGATCTGGCAACCTTCCAGACAACATCAAGAAAAACAGGGTTCTGCAGATCCTGCCAT ATGACACATCCAGAGTGTACATCACCCCCACAGTGGGTATGAAGAACTCAGACTACATCAATGCAGCCTTTGTCGAT GGGTACAGAGAGAAGGATGCCTATATCGCCACCCAAGGCCCCCTACCCAACACAGTGACTGACTTCTGGAAGATGGTTTGGGAATGGAAGTCCTGCTCTATCATCATGCTGACAGAGCTGGAGGAGAGGGGTCAT GAAAAGTGCCACAAGTATTGGCCAGGTGAAGTAGAGATGTATGGAGAC ATCTGTGTGGAGGCTAAGGGAGACAAAACCTTCCAAGACTACACCGTCCGAACCTTCCACATTACCAACACAAAG acCCACAAGTTCCAGAAGCATGCTGAAGGGGAGACAGAAGGACTGCTGGAAAAG AAGGCGTCCTGTCGTACCATTCAGCAGTTCCACTTCCACGGCTGGCCGGAGATCGGCATCCCTGCCAATGCTGCCGGCATGCTggacctgattggtcaggtgGAGAGGCAGCAACAGCAGTCCGGAAATGGACCAATCACGGTGCACTGCAG TTCTGGTGCAGGCCGCACAGGGGCGTTCATAACCCTGAGCACAGTGATTGAGCGGGTGAAGGCAGAGGGCATCTGTGATGTTTTCCAAACTGTGAAGTCCATGAGATATCAGAGACCTCACATGGTGCAAACAGTG GAACAGTACCAGTTCATCTACCAGGCAGTACTGGAGTACCTGGACAGTTTCACTCTCTATGCAAACTTTAAGGACCTGCAGTAG
- the LOC118431391 gene encoding receptor-type tyrosine-protein phosphatase alpha-like isoform X2, protein MPLYSSSSYSLPIMTAPLPGTNWMLILIILCSAVVVLIILTVLIILIRRRLNNKAAGNGLPHVRRSKKRSGLRNSFRKSGGRDEEMPLHRGAAYYPPIPMERLEKEFNRRHANDDQLFREEYDALPQEPSASYEAFLLPENSKKNRFVNIIMYDHSRVHLTSIPGVACSDYINANYVDGYKHSKKFIAAQGPKEETLSDFWRMVWEQNTATIVMVTNVKEKNKVKCSQYWPDTGSQQYGDITVRSEETSTLVDYVIRTLTLWKGEESRTLLHFHFTTWPDFGVPKSPLGMMKFVRRVKAANPADSGPIVVHCSAGVGRTGTFIVIDAMFDMIAAEQRVDVFGFVGQIRQSRCMMVQTEGQYVFIYQALLEHFLYGDTEIEVTNLRRHLQQLAARLPNSQDTGMEAEFKKLTQIPIEKHNMRSGNLPDNIKKNRVLQILPYDTSRVYITPTVGMKNSDYINAAFVDGYREKDAYIATQGPLPNTVTDFWKMVWEWKSCSIIMLTELEERGHEKCHKYWPGEVEMYGDICVEAKGDKTFQDYTVRTFHITNTKTHKFQKHAEGETEGLLEKKASCRTIQQFHFHGWPEIGIPANAAGMLDLIGQVERQQQQSGNGPITVHCSSGAGRTGAFITLSTVIERVKAEGICDVFQTVKSMRYQRPHMVQTVEQYQFIYQAVLEYLDSFTLYANFKDLQ, encoded by the exons ATG CCCCTGTACAGCAGTAGTAGTTACTCCCTGCCCATCATGACCGCCCCTTTGCCTGGTACCAACTGGATGCTGATCCTCATCATCCTCTGCTCGGCTGTGGTGGTCCTCATCATCCTCACTGtcctcatcatcctcatcag GAGGAGGCTGAACAACAAGGCAGCAGGCAACGGCCTGCCTCATGTCAGGAGGTCCAAGAAGCGGAGTGGCCTCAGAAACTCCTTCAGGAAGAGCGGTGGGAGGGACGAGGAGATGCCTCTCCATAGGGGTGCTG cgTACTACCCTCCCATCCCCATGGAGAGACTGGAGAAGGAGTTCAACCGTCGCCATGCCAACGATGACCAGCTGTTCCGTGAGGAGTACGACGCCCTGCCACAGGAACCCTCCGCCTCATACGAGGCCTTCCTCCTACCAGAGAACAGCAAGAAGAACAGATTCGTCAACATCATCATGT ATGACCACTCCCGTGTGCATCTGACCTCCATCCCTGGAGTGGCATGTTCTGACTACATCAACGCTAACTACGTGGATGGCTACAAGCACAGCAAGAAGTTCATCGCAGCGCAAG GACCCAAGGAGGAAACTCTGAGTGACTTCTGGAGGATGGTTTGGGAGCAGAACACTGCAACTATCGTCATGGTAACCAATGTCAAGGAGAAGAACAAG GTGAAGTGCAGCCAGTACTGGCCAGACACAGGGTCCCAGCAGTACGGTGACATCACAGTACGGAGTGAGGAGACTTCCACACTAGTGGATTACGTCATCAGGACTCTTACTCTTtggaag GGTGAGGAGTCCCGTACCCTTCTCCACTTCCACTTCACCACCTGGCCAGACTTCGGGGTGCCCAAGAGTCCGCTGGGAATGATGAAGTTTGTGAGGAGGGTGAAGGCAGCCAACCCTGCCGACTCAGGACCTATAGTGGTGCactgcag TGCGGGTGTGGGACGGACAGGAACGTTCATCGTGATTGACGCCATGTTTGATATGATCGCGGCGGAACAGCGGGTGGACGTGTTTGGGTTTGTCGGACAGATCCGACAGAGCAGGTGCATGATGGTCCAGACGGAG GGCCAGTATGTGTTTATCTACCAAGCTCTACTGGAACATTTCCTGTACGGTGATACAGAGATCGAGGTGACGAACCTCCGCAGACATCTACAGCAACTGGCAGCCAGGCTGCCGAACTCACAGGACACGGGCATGGAGGCAGAGTTCAAG aaACTGACCCAAATCCCCATAGAGAAACACAACATGAGATCTGGCAACCTTCCAGACAACATCAAGAAAAACAGGGTTCTGCAGATCCTGCCAT ATGACACATCCAGAGTGTACATCACCCCCACAGTGGGTATGAAGAACTCAGACTACATCAATGCAGCCTTTGTCGAT GGGTACAGAGAGAAGGATGCCTATATCGCCACCCAAGGCCCCCTACCCAACACAGTGACTGACTTCTGGAAGATGGTTTGGGAATGGAAGTCCTGCTCTATCATCATGCTGACAGAGCTGGAGGAGAGGGGTCAT GAAAAGTGCCATAAGTATTGGCCAGGTGAAGTAGAGATGTATGGAGAC ATCTGTGTGGAGGCTAAGGGAGACAAAACCTTCCAAGACTACACCGTCCGAACCTTCCACATTACCAACACAAAG acCCACAAGTTCCAGAAGCATGCTGAAGGGGAGACAGAAGGACTGCTGGAAAAG AAGGCGTCCTGTCGTACCATTCAGCAGTTCCACTTCCACGGCTGGCCGGAGATCGGCATCCCTGCCAATGCTGCCGGCATGCTggacctgattggtcaggtgGAGAGGCAGCAACAGCAGTCCGGAAATGGACCAATCACGGTGCACTGCAG TTCTGGTGCAGGCCGCACAGGGGCGTTCATAACCCTGAGCACAGTGATTGAGCGGGTGAAGGCAGAGGGCATCTGTGATGTTTTCCAAACTGTGAAGTCCATGAGATATCAGAGACCTCACATGGTGCAAACAGTG GAACAGTACCAGTTCATCTACCAGGCAGTACTGGAGTACCTGGACAGTTTCACTCTCTATGCAAACTTTAAGGACCTGCAGTAG
- the LOC118431391 gene encoding receptor-type tyrosine-protein phosphatase alpha-like isoform X1, with amino-acid sequence MPLYSSSSYSLPIMTAPLPGTNWMLILIILCSAVVVLIILTVLIILIRRRLNNKAAGNGLPHVRRSKKRSGLRNSFRKSGGRDEEMPLHRGAAYYPPIPMERLEKEFNRRHANDDQLFREEYDALPQEPSASYEAFLLPENSKKNRFVNIIMYDHSRVHLTSIPGVACSDYINANYVDGYKHSKKFIAAQGPKEETLSDFWRMVWEQNTATIVMVTNVKEKNKVKCSQYWPDTGSQQYGDITVRSEETSTLVDYVIRTLTLWKGEESRTLLHFHFTTWPDFGVPKSPLGMMKFVRRVKAANPADSGPIVVHCSAGVGRTGTFIVIDAMFDMIAAEQRVDVFGFVGQIRQSRCMMVQTEGQYVFIYQALLEHFLYGDTEIEVTNLRRHLQQLAARLPNSQDTGMEAEFKKLTQIPIEKHNMRSGNLPDNIKKNRVLQILPYDTSRVYITPTVGMKNSDYINAAFVDGYREKDAYIATQGPLPNTVTDFWKMVWEWKSCSIIMLTELEERGHEKCHKYWPGEVEMYGDICVEAKGDKTFQDYTVRTFHITNTKTHKFQKHAEGETEGLLEKKASCRTIQQFHFHGWPEIGIPANAAGMLDLIGQVERQQQQSGNGPITVHCSSGAGRTGAFITLSTVIERVKAEGICDVFQTVKSMRYQRPHMVQTVEQYQFIYQAVLEYLDSFTLYANFKDLQ; translated from the exons ATG CCCCTGTACAGCAGTAGTAGTTACTCCCTGCCCATCATGACCGCCCCTTTGCCTGGTACCAACTGGATGCTGATCCTCATCATCCTCTGCTCGGCTGTGGTGGTCCTCATCATCCTCACTGtcctcatcatcctcatcag GAGGAGGCTGAACAACAAGGCAGCAGGCAACGGCCTGCCTCATGTCAGGAGGTCCAAGAAGCGGAGTGGCCTCAGAAACTCCTTCAGGAAGAGCGGTGGGAGGGACGAGGAGATGCCTCTCCATAGGGGTGCTG cgTACTACCCTCCCATCCCCATGGAGAGACTGGAGAAGGAGTTCAACCGTCGCCATGCCAACGATGACCAGCTGTTCCGTGAGGAGTACGACGCCCTGCCACAGGAACCCTCCGCCTCATACGAGGCCTTCCTCCTACCAGAGAACAGCAAGAAGAACAGATTCGTCAACATCATCATGT ATGACCACTCCCGTGTGCATCTGACCTCCATCCCTGGAGTGGCATGTTCTGACTACATCAACGCTAACTACGTGGATGGCTACAAGCACAGCAAGAAGTTCATCGCAGCGCAAG GACCCAAGGAGGAAACTCTGAGTGACTTCTGGAGGATGGTTTGGGAGCAGAACACTGCAACTATCGTCATGGTAACCAATGTCAAGGAGAAGAACAAG GTGAAGTGCAGCCAGTACTGGCCAGACACAGGGTCCCAGCAGTACGGTGACATCACAGTACGGAGTGAGGAGACTTCCACACTAGTGGATTACGTCATCAGGACTCTTACTCTTtggaag GGTGAGGAGTCCCGTACCCTTCTCCACTTCCACTTCACCACCTGGCCAGACTTCGGGGTGCCCAAGAGTCCGCTGGGAATGATGAAGTTTGTGAGGAGGGTGAAGGCAGCCAACCCTGCCGACTCAGGACCTATAGTGGTGCactgcag TGCGGGTGTGGGACGGACAGGAACGTTCATCGTGATTGACGCCATGTTTGATATGATCGCGGCGGAACAGCGGGTGGACGTGTTTGGGTTTGTCGGACAGATCCGACAGAGCAGGTGCATGATGGTCCAGACGGAG GGCCAGTATGTGTTTATCTACCAAGCTCTACTGGAACATTTCCTGTACGGTGATACAGAGATCGAGGTGACGAACCTCCGCAGACATCTACAGCAACTGGCAGCCAGGCTGCCGAACTCACAGGACACGGGCATGGAGGCAGAGTTCAAG aaACTGACCCAAATCCCCATAGAGAAACACAACATGAGATCTGGCAACCTTCCAGACAACATCAAGAAAAACAGGGTTCTGCAGATCCTGCCAT ATGACACATCCAGAGTGTACATCACCCCCACAGTGGGTATGAAGAACTCAGACTACATCAATGCAGCCTTTGTCGAT GGGTACAGAGAGAAGGATGCCTATATCGCCACCCAAGGCCCCCTACCCAACACAGTGACTGACTTCTGGAAGATGGTTTGGGAATGGAAGTCCTGCTCTATCATCATGCTGACAGAGCTGGAGGAGAGGGGTCAT GAAAAGTGCCATAAGTATTGGCCAG GTGAAGTAGAGATGTATGGAGACATCTGTGTGGAGGCTAAGGGAGACAAAACCTTCCAAGACTACACCGTCCGAACCTTCCACATTACCAACACAAAG acCCACAAGTTCCAGAAGCATGCTGAAGGGGAGACAGAAGGACTGCTGGAAAAG AAGGCGTCCTGTCGTACCATTCAGCAGTTCCACTTCCACGGCTGGCCGGAGATCGGCATCCCTGCCAATGCTGCCGGCATGCTggacctgattggtcaggtgGAGAGGCAGCAACAGCAGTCCGGAAATGGACCAATCACGGTGCACTGCAG TTCTGGTGCAGGCCGCACAGGGGCGTTCATAACCCTGAGCACAGTGATTGAGCGGGTGAAGGCAGAGGGCATCTGTGATGTTTTCCAAACTGTGAAGTCCATGAGATATCAGAGACCTCACATGGTGCAAACAGTG GAACAGTACCAGTTCATCTACCAGGCAGTACTGGAGTACCTGGACAGTTTCACTCTCTATGCAAACTTTAAGGACCTGCAGTAG
- the LOC118432302 gene encoding uncharacterized protein LOC118432302: MAPWPGATVLAILGIFLTGGQVLAQDCADLYDNGQREDGVFPIGTPAFNALCDMTYGGGGWTVIQKRQSGTPAFDKTWYEYVNGFGSVYTEDFWLGLDRIHQLTSQKAYKLVVILEDWTNTVAHAEYSQFAVGDATSKYTLQIGGYAGTTGDSFTTSNGMKFSTKDQDNDNATVSCANYNGRGGWWYPTSCGQGTLNGYYLTDCKEDPSNPVACEKQGLIWASWRGSNYSLQKSTMMIKPALPIEACGDGFYGASCRECGQCANGDFCDKTNGYCPDSSPRCAPGYMGIRCQRACGDGYYGDGCRQQCGHCANSAVCNKISGYCPYNTPRCAPGYTGILCQTACGDGYYGEDCKQNCGHCANGGVCSKTFGFCPYGTGPHCTPGYQGGQCQTVCDEGKFGPDCTGTCHCYLPDECSLEDGRCLFGGCEAGWKGQSCQEDVDECLSQPCKNGAACVNTPPAGSATYTCNCTPGWTGANCDQDVDECQSNPCTGGTCVDRQNGYMCTCSDGNIGAHCDIDPAMLVPGDLEAFTASGSCGKGRLTLRWNPPAQHQAEVTGYDISYRLAGTGDLPQVISNATTGTTYVVQDLQSYTSYEVSVRALVTNGVGAWHPWVTKRTNSGYPTPVRSLQLTNISSTILVATWVEPEALNGELYKYEVELFRGYIKVADNSLGSGDTLQVRYQGLVPATKYTVRVVPYNLGPCRGFESRANSTTSDGLPSAPRGVHLSTSHMACVLHWETPETPNGTIIKYTVHLTAIWIDAPPGAQAVEYSQDHFNPFVRMGTFPMKYLTPNSRYRFNMTASTYAGMGEFSNYTPSTNMCEVPPGKPRMPAPPAMPQVAEVIKHDGYPITLSQVSERTGPVECQQVLVLEMTEEMSLQTLPPADQLKVVSQQEATSGNNLTAYVALAFRR; encoded by the exons ATGGCTCCCTGGCCGGGAGCGACGGTTCTAGCCATCCTCGGCATCTTCTTGACCG gCGGACAGGTCTTAGCCCAGGACTGTGCTGATCTATATGATAATGGCCAAAGAGAGGATGGTGTCTTCCCTATTGGTACCCCTGCCTTCAATGCTCTTTGTGATATGACCTATGGAGGTGGTGGCTGGACTGTTATACAGAAGAGACAAAGCGGTACCCCAGCttttgacaaaacatggtacgAGTATGTGAATGGATTTGGCTCTGTATATACTGAAGACTTTTGGCTGGGTCTGGACAGGATCCACCAACTCACTTCACAGAAAGCGTATAAACTTGTGGTCATATTAGAAGACTGGACAAACACAGTTGCACATGCAGAGTACTCCCAGTTTGCGGTCGGTGATGCCACCAGTAAGTACACTCTACAGATAGGAGGCTATGCTGGGACTACTGGGGACAGTTTCACTACTTCCAATGGGATGAAGTTCTCAACAAAGGATCAGGACAATGACAATGCAACTGTTAGCTGTGCAAACTACAACGGAAGGGGCGGTTGGTGGTATCCTACGTCATGTGGCCAGGGCACGTTAAATGGTTACTATCTAACCGACTGCAAAGAGGATCCAAGCAACCCCGTAGCATGTGAGAAACAAGGACTGATCTGGGCTTCATGGAGAGGATCAAACTACTCACTCCAGAAGAGCACCATGATGATCAAGCCAGCCCTGCCTATTG AGGCATGTGGTGATGGTTTCTATGGTGCGAGCTGCAGAGAGTGTGGACAGTGTGCTAACGGTGATTTCTGTGACAAAACCAATGGGTACTGTCCTGACTCCAGCCCCCGCTGTGCCCCAGGGTATATGGGTATACGATGTCAAAGAG CATGTGGTGATGGTTATTATGGTGATGGCTGCAGACAACAGTGTGGACACTGTGCTAACAGTGCTGTCTGTAACAAGATTTCTGGGTACTGTCCCTACAACACTCCCCGCTGTGCCCCTGGGTATACGGGTATACTATGTCAAACAG CATGTGGTGATGGTTACTATGGTGAAGACTGTAAACAGAACTGCGGACATTGTGCTAACGGCGGTGTCTGCTCCAAGACTTTTGGGTTCTGTCCTTATGGCACTGGACCTCATTGTACTCCTGGGTACCAAGGTGGACAGTGTCAAACAG TTTGTGATGAGGGGAAGTTTGGCCCTGACTGTACCGGGACCTGCCACTGTTACTTACCCGATGAATGTAGCCTTGAAGATGGGAGATGTCTGTTTGGAGGGTGTGAGGCTGGGTGGAAAGGGCAGTCCTGTCAGGAGG ATGTTGACGAGTGTCTGAGTCAGCCGTGTAAGAACGGAGCTGCATGTGTGAACACCCCACCTGCAGGCAGCGCTACCTACACCTGTAACTgcacacctggatggactggagcTAACTGTGATCAAG ATGTAGATGAGTGCCAGTCGAACCCCTGCACAGGAGGAACCTGTGTGGACAGACAGAACGGTTACATGTGTACCTGTAGTGATGGGAACATCGGTGCCCACTGTGACATAG ATCCAGCCATGTTGGTACCAGGTGACCTCGAGGCTTTCACTGCCAGTGGTTCCTGTGGGAAAGGACGGTTGACCCTGCGCTGGAATCCACCTGCCCAACACCAAGCTGAAGTTACAGGCTACGACATCAGCTACAGACTCGCTGGTACAGGAGACTTGCCACAAGTCATCAGTAATGCCACAACTGGGACCACGTATGTGGTGCAAGATCTGCAGTCCTACACATCGTATGAGGTCTCAGTGAGAGCTCTGGTCACCAACGGTGTGGGTGCCTGGCATCCATGGGTCACCAAACGGACAAATTCTGGAT ATCCTACACCAGTCAGGTCTCTGCAACTTACCAACATCTCTTCAACCATCCTTGTTGCCACCTGGGTGGAGCCAGAAGCACTGAATGGAGAGTTGTACAAGTACGAAGTGGAACTATTTAGAGGTTATATAAAGGTGGCTGATAACAGTCTGGGTTCTGGTGACACCCTGCAAGTGAGATACCAGGGTTTGGTTCCAGCAACAAAATACACTGTCAGA GTGGTTCCATATAACCTTGGTCCGTGTAGGGGATTTGAAAGTAGAGCCAACAGCACAACCAGTGATGGAC TACCCAGTGCTCCTAGAGGAGTGCATCTCTCCACCAGTCATATGGCATGTGTGCTACATTGGGAAACACCAGAGACTCCAAATGGCACCATCATCAAATACACC GTGCACCTGACTGCCATTTGGATAGATGCGCCCCCTGGCGCCCAAGCCGTGGAGTACAGCCAGGACCATTTCAACCCGTTTGTGAGAATGGGAACGTTCCCCATGAAGTACCTGACTCCAAACTCCAGGTACAGGTTCAACATGACGGCATCCACCTATGCTGGGATGGGGGAGTTCAGCAACTACACACCCAGCACCAATATGTGTGAGGTTCCGCCTGGGA AGCCCAGAATGCCCGCCCCTCCAGCGATGCCGCAGGTGGCTGAGGTCATCAAACATGACGGCTATCCCATCACCCTCTCTCAGGTGTCGGAGAGGACAGGACCTGTGGA GTGTCAGCAGGTGCTTGTGCTGGAGATGACAGAGGAAATGTCACTACAGACACTTCCACCTGCAGACCAGCTCAAGGTGGTGTCTCAACAGGAAGCTACATCAGGCAACAATCTGACTGCCTATGTGGCCCTGGCTTTCCGAAGGTGA